A genomic window from Lotus japonicus ecotype B-129 chromosome 1, LjGifu_v1.2 includes:
- the LOC130733791 gene encoding uncharacterized protein LOC130733791: MAGDKAAPFFACLKKTSTFQWSTTCEEAFRELKELLASPPILAKPTPGIPLTLYLAVTSAAVSTVLLQEESKQYKIVYFVSHTLQGAEVCYQKIEKAALAILKTARRLRPYFQTFQIKVKTDIPLRQVLQKPDLSGRLVSWSVELSEYDNFYKPRWQVTIQSLIDFVAELTPTEGERKNSEWVLSVDGSSNEQGSGAGVSTESPDNMLIEQSLKFGFRASNNQAEYEALIAGLRLAIELGVQKLYIKGDSQLVVKQVRGEYQVKDPQLSKYLEIVQRLMQAISQVKIEHIPRGQNERADALAKLASTGRLGNYQTVIQEALPRPSTDIAEFKVAKAIESGEPSWMDPIIEFLNQQPQDESKNTKERRREASFYTLIGGQLYRRGIMSQMLKCVDTDKSQDIMAEVHEGVCSSHIGGRSLAVKVLTQGTPGTAHYNDHPMAFRHVGDEHLGTFSNN, encoded by the coding sequence ATGGCGGGAGACAAAGCAGCACCGTTCTTTGCGTGTTTAAAAAAGACCTCAACTTTTCAGTGGTCCACGACATGCGAGGAAGCTTTTCGAGAGTTGAAGGAATTATTGGCTTCACCACCAATATTGGCAAAACCAACGCCTGGGATCCCATTAACACTATACTTGGCGGTCACTAGTGCGGCGGTCAGTACagttttgttacaagaggagaGTAAGCAGTATAAGATCGTCTATTTTGTTAGCCACACCCTACAAGGGGCGGAAGTGTGTTACCAAAAAATAGAGAAGGCGGCCCTTGCAATACTTAAGACAGCCAGGCGACTTCGACCATACTTTCAGACTTTCCAAATAAAAGTGAAGACTGATATTCCGTTACgacaagttttgcaaaaaccagATCTGTCAGGGCGACTTGTTAGTTGGTCGGTGGAGTTATCAGAGTATGACAATTTTTATAAGCCAAGATGGCAAGTTACAATTCAAAGCTTGATTGATTTTGTGGCGGAATTGACGCCTACAGAGGGCGAGAGAAAAAACTCAGAGTGGGTTCTCTCCgtggatggttcttcaaatGAGCAGGGAAGTGGGGCCGGTGTATCTACTGAGAGTCCCGACAACATGTTAATTGAGCAGTCGTTAAAATTTGGGTTCAGGGCAAGCAACAATCAGGCTGAGTATGAGGCACTAATAGCAGGGTTAAGACTTGCCATCGAGTTGGGTGTGCAGAAGTTATACATAAAGGGTGACTCTCAGTTAGTGGTGAAGCAAGTTCGAGGCGAGTATCAAGTGAAGGATCCTCAGCTGTCTAAGTATCTAGAAATTGTGCAGAGACTCATGCAGGCGATCAGCCAAGTTAAGATTGAGCACATACCAAGAGGTCAGAATGAGCGAGCAGATGCATTGGCCAAATTGGCCAGCACGGGGCGATTGGGAAATTATCAAACGGTAATTCAAGAAGCATTACCTCGCCCAAGTACAGATATTGCGGAGTTCAAAGTGGCGAAAGCCATAGAGAGTGGCGAGCCATCGTGGATGGATCCAATCATAGAATTTTTAAATCAGCAACCTCAAGATGAAAGCAAAAATacaaaggaaagaagaagggaGGCTAGTTTCTACACTCTGATCGGAGGACAATTGTACCGGCGAGGAATCATGTCACAAATGCTAAAATGTGTAGACACTGATAAGTCTCAAGATATAATGGCTGAAGTTCATGAAGGGGTCTGCTCAAGCCACATTGGAGGGCGGTCGTTGGCCGTAAAAGTGCTTACACAAGGCACCCCCGGAACAGCTCACTACAATGACCACCCCATGGCCTTTCGTCATGTGGGGGACGAACATCTTGGGACCTTTTCCAACAACTAA
- the LOC130734507 gene encoding boron transporter 1-like: protein MEETFVPFRGIKNDLKARLLCYKQDWTSGLRAGVRILAPTTYIFFASAIPVISFGEQLERSTDGTLTAVQTLSSTALCGVIHSVIGGQPLLILGVAEPTVLMYTFMYDFAKDRKDLGHQLFLPWTGWVCVWTALLLFLLAILGACSIINRFTRLAGELFGLLIAMLFMQQAIKGLVEEFGSPKTQREGTDQMALPSSWLFGNGMFALVLSFGLLFTGLGSRKARSWRYGTGWLRGLIADYGVPLMILLWTAVSYIPVNKVPRGIPRRLFSPNPWSPGAYSNWTVVQEMLNVPPMYIIGAFIPATMIAVLYYFDHSVASQLAQQKEFNLRKPSSYHYDLLLLGFLTILCGLIGIPPSNGVIPQSPMHTKSLATLKQQLLRHRLVSTAKQSMQKNMNLSQFYQSMKEAYDVMQTPLVPQMPPTSGLKELKESTIALASSQGYIDAPVDEIVFDVNKDVDDLLPVEVKEQRVSNLLQALMVGACVAAMPLLKKIPTSVLWGYFAFMAIESLPGNQFWERILYLFTAPSRRYKLLEEHHATFVETVPLKAIALFTLFQTFYLLLCFGLTWIPIAGVLFPLLIMLLVPVRQYFLPKFFKGAHLQELDAAAYEEAPAIAFNMSFEDPSSHGTTVNISGGEILDEIITRSRGEIRRTQSPKTSSSTPISTGDIRPANSPLSNGTERGKRPTSNFEGDKVNTKS from the exons ATGGAAGAAACATTTGTTCCCTTCCGTGGGATTAAGAATGACCTCAAAGCAAGACTTTTGTGCTACAAGCAAGATTGGACTAGTGGACTGCGAGCGGGTGTCAG GATCCTTGCCCCCACTACCTACATATTTTTTGCTTCAGCAATTCCTGTTATTTCTTTTGGGGAGCAACTGGAAAGAAGTACag ATGGAACTCTCACTGCTGTGCAAACTCTTTCATCAACTGCTCTATGTGGTGTTATCCACTCAGTCATTGGAGGGCAGCCTCTACTCATACTAGGTGTAGCTGAACCAACAGTTCTGATGTATACATTTATGTACGACTTTGCGAAGGATCGAAAGGATTTGGGACACCAGCTTTTCCTGCCTTGGACTGGATG GGTGTGTGTTTGGACTGCCCTTTTGCTCTTCTTGCTGGCCATTCTTGGTGCATGCTCCATAATCAATAGATTCACGCGCCTTGCTGGTGAACTATTTGGTCTGCTAATTGCAATGCTCTTTATGCAGCAGGCTATAAAG GGACTTGTGGAAGAGTTTGGGTCACCCAAGACCCAGAGAGAAGGTACCGATCAGATGGCACTCCCATCCTCTTGGCTGTTTGGCAATGGAATGTTTGCTTTGGTTTTGTCATTTGGCCTTCTTTTCACTGGTCTAGGAAGCCGTAAGGCTAGATCCTGGCGTTATGGGACAG GTTGGCTGCGGGGATTAATAGCTGATTATGGAGTTCCCCTAATGATTCTCCTATGGACTGCTGTGTCTTACATACCAGTCAATAAGGTTCCGAGGGGAATCCCTAGGCGACTTTTCAGTCCAAACCCATGGTCTCCTGGTGCATACTCAAATTGGACTGTTGTCCAG GAAATGTTGAACGTGCCTCCTATGTACATTATTGGAGCTTTTATACCAGCAACTATGATTGCTGTGCTTTACTACTTTGATCACAGTGTTGCATCACAACTCGCGCAGCAGAAGGAGTTCAACCTAAGAAAACCCTCATCTTATCATTATGACTTGTTACTCTTGGGCTTTTTG ACCATATTATGTGGGCTTATTGGAATACCTCCTTCCAATGGTGTCATTCCACAATCTCCAATGCATACAAAGAGCTTAGCTACTCTAAAACAACAG CTTTTACGGCATAGGCTTGTATCAACTGCAAAACAAAGCATGCAGAAAAATATGAACCTGAGTCAGTTCTACCAAAGTATGAAAGAGGCATATGATGTAATGCAGACTCCATTGGTTCCCCAAATGCCACCGACCTCG GGGCTGAAAGAGCTGAAGGAATCTACCATAGCACTAGCTTCAAGTCAAGGATACATTGACGCCCCTGTTGATGAGATCGTCTTCGATGTGAATAAGGATGTTGATGACCTTTTGCCAGTCGAAGTTAAAGAGCAGCGCGTCAGCAATCTACTGCAGGCATTAATGGTTGGGGCTTGTGTTGCTGCTATGCCTCTTTTGAAGAAGATACCAACTTCAGTGCTTTGGGGTTATTTTGCCTTCATGGCAATTGAAAGCTTGCCAGGAAATCAGTTTTGGGAGAGAATATTGTATCTTTTCACAGCTCCAAGTAGAAGATACAA ACTGCTGGAGGAGCATCATGCCACCTTTGTTGAGACTGTGCCCTTGAAAGCAATTGCCTTATTTACTTTGTTCCAAACATTTTACTTGCTTCTTTGCTTTGGCTTAACGTGGATACCAATTGCTGGGGTCCTTTTCCCATTGTTAATCATGCTTCTCGTCCCGGTCCGGCAATATTTTCTTCCCAAGTTTTTCAAAGGAGCCCATCTTCAAGAGTTGGATGCAGCAGCATATGAGGAAGCACCTGCCATTGCTTTCAACATGTCCTTTGAA GATCCAAGTAGCCACGGAACTACAGTGAATATCAGTGGTGGGGAAATTCTTGATGAAATCATTACAAGGAGTCGTGGCGAGATACGTCGCACTCAAAGCCCCAAAACATCAAGTTCAACTCCAATTTCTACAGGAGATATAAGGCCTGCTAATAGCCCTCTGAGTAATGGTACTGAGAGGGGAAAGCGGCCTACGAGCAACTTTGAAGGAGATAAAGTTAATACAAAATCCTAG